Genomic segment of Chelmon rostratus isolate fCheRos1 chromosome 2, fCheRos1.pri, whole genome shotgun sequence:
GTTATTGCTTAACATTGCAATCTCAGCATAACATCCCACTCCCACCTGTCTGCATGGACTGTATGATGCATACATTGCAACGAAAGATGACTAACACAGACTACTGTATAAAGGATAATGCTGGCTTTACTCCTCACTGTTTTCCCTCTGAACCTGTGCGGGGTCACCTGAGGCCTCTGCCGTCACACGCTGGCCGACAGGTGCAGGTTAACCCTGAAACATATGAACAGATAACCATTCACACACCCAAAATGCATGTCTGAGGACTGTGGGCGGACGCAGGCACCCAGGAGAGAGCCactgtgtgtattgtgtatgtATTAGAGCTGGGATTGGCAACATTGGCCTGAGGGCCCAGGACTCCAGGAGAATTATGTGGCTACACAGATAATActtctttcattcattgttAGTTTAGGTTTCTTCAGGCAAACTGTTGCTGATTAGAAATAGACAAAAATGGCACCATCCTTATTGTTTATTGGCTAGAATCACCTCATAAATTGCAACTTCAGACATTACTAATGAAATAATAGACAGGGAATtagatttttctgtttcagttcgCCTTTTCCATCTGAAATTAAAGTTTGATGACGTTAGTACTGTTGAGATGCAGCGTGCCGCCCCGGGTCTGTTCGGTAGATTGATCCTTCATGCTCTGCGTAAAGAATTGACTCTAATGAGCTCATTAAAAACTTGCACATGTAGCAGGCCGGCCACGCCctgacactgctgtgtgtgtgtgggtgcacgCTTCGCGCCTCTCACAATCGGAGTGAATTGATTTTTTCGCAGCCTCCTGCTGTCCTTGAGAGTCTGGGCGATTAGATAGCCGTGCCGTTACTGGAAGGTGACAGGTTTGATTCCTGCAGCAGCCGAtgagtcagtctgtctgtgctgaagTGTTTCTGATCTTGCATCTATAGCCATCCGTGTTATTTACAGCAGGTGAGTGATTTACAAGCTCCTTTCTCAGTCTTGTGATTCAACCTGCGCCTGCATCCTGAAGGCTTTTACAACGGTTGCTCTACACACCCTACACATCCTGCATCTGGCTGGTCTGAAAACCTCTTAGGAATTATACCCATATCTCACATTTGTTACCAATAATTACATCAGATCTGACTGGGCTCAAGGgctgaataaataaactgaacattatCAGTATCTGCAGtagaagcagaaacagaactCAACCCTTGCACGAGTATTCAGTAAATAGCATCTGATTATTCCACACCACAGGCTAATGAGAGCTCTGCAGGCAACTCACATGGgagaaaataacatttgcatATAGATTTAATGGTTTGTTTTGGCCCAGTTAGATGCAGTTGGGTGTTTTTTTGTAAGAAAAGCCGGGAAATAACAGCACTTAGCATGGAATTTAGCAGCATACATTGATTTACAATATTTTGTTTAATAATTagtacatttatatataaaaatgcaGGACTTTCTTCTAAATATTGTCCAGGTCTTTTAGACACTTCAGCCTGCAACACAAAGTTCAACTGTTTGCAAAGGTGTGTGAAACAGGACTTTCTCACAATGGGCTGGTGTGGCTTCATCGTCATCGCTAGAGTAACTGTTTAACCCGCCAGAGGTGTGATCAATTCTGCAAGACAGAGAAGCCAAGTGAGCCAGAGATCCATAAAAAATAGTCACATAGGTGATGAAGTCAAAGTAGGATTTATGAATTCCCTTTTACAACCCTGTAAAACCCCATCACTACTCATTAACCTGTGAGAAAAACTTTGTTCCCATTCGTAGCACCTGTGGTCACATGACCTCCGAGCTGCAGGGGAGGATTGTATAAAAGGAGGCTCGTGGACAGACGGAAAGCAGACACCGAGCTGAGCACCCGCTGAGCAAACCAACAGCAAGAGACAACCACAAGACAAACTGCTATCAACTGTCACCATGAAGGCCGCACTCGCCACCATTGCTGTCCTCGTCCTGGCTCTCAGCTGGACCTCCGAGGCCGTGCAGGTTGAAGTGAGTGCAGcgcttcatttttctttatggCTGATGCTTTCGTGCACACATTAGAAATAGCAGCGACTGTATTTATCTATAGCTCATGCAGGTTACACTGCAGCCACTGTACAAACCTGCTTTACGATCTGTGTTCTCCTACAGGAGAATGGACTGGCTTTCTCGCTGGAGGCCGTCAAGAGGCTCCAGGAGCTGACGGAGAGCGGCGGTGCGAGGGGCCAACAAAGCCCGCGACTCAGGGCGAGCACCGTGTCCCTCTGTGCCGACCCCATGCTCCCACAGGAGTTCCTGCCCCTCTGCAAGCAGAGAGGGGCGTCTGCATCCCTCGCCAGACTAGGTGAGACCGGCATATACCGAACAGCTTTGTGATGGGATTCTAAGGGGGCACGACAGGTAAATATTGAAGTGCAGGTGGTTCATCTTTGcctttcctgtgtttgtttcagctgcGGTTCCCATGGACGTCTGTGAGATCTGCGCCTTCGCTGCCTGCACTGGCTGCTAAACCAACCCAGCAAGCCAGAAACATGATGCCCAGCTTAAgacttgtgatttttttcctccccctcaAAACTATTTCAGGGCATTTCTAAAGCGTTTGCCTGCAATGATGAGACGATGAGTTTATGGTTCCTGAATACCAAGTTTCTGACTCCGGTCCATTGGGCACTTTATACACTTCTAAGTCTCTGTTAGACAAAAAGGccccaaaaagaaaaaaaatctgacaaattgAGGTATGTTGCAAACTGTTacttttttgcatatttttaccactttatttttctgctgacGGCTCATTatcatacattttgtttttgaattttaCATTGTTTGTTACATTTCTATCTTACCAAGCTTTGTCGTCATATTTAAAAGAggagtttcttttttcatttttctatttaCATTGTTGAGAATAAAAAGCCTTCACTGACAGTTCATGTGtacattgttttctttcctgcaaaataaaacactatatatgcatatatttacAGATTATTCCCAGATGTGGAAAAAGTCTTGCTTTCAGCTGCCGTATTTAATTTCTGGCCAATAGGGGGCAGACaacattaaaaatctcttttttacAAACACTTGCacttcatttggagttgtgccAGTTGTCATCTGATGGATGTAGGTCAGGAGTTACTGACCGTTTAGTTTAGTCTCCTGAAACACTTATCCAGGTCTTAAGCTACAAGGTCCACAGCTTTCCTCAAGAGCTAGTGGCTAACTGGTTTGTTGCTGTACAGGTAGCATACAGGGGGCTTATAAGACCGAGAGCAGTAAATATCTACAcataaagccaaaacaatgcGCTAAAAGCAGGCAGAAAACTGCAAATATCTGCTCAGTTGCATTCAAAGTCTCGACAAAGTCACGATTATGAGCCACATTACACACATTGCAttgcagtgtttcatttcataGTATCGCTGAGGGCAATAAATATGGACATTTTCAGATTCTATGCACAGTTTTAAACTCTCAGTTTatatttttacttgattttgtgtgtttttgcagtagAACTTTCTTCTAGgaagcagcagctttcagaTTATTGCACAAGTATTTAAAAGTTCAGTTATGTTGCATTGTTGATTACTTCACCGTCCTTACCCCAGAAAGATTTTTTGAGCCCTTGTTTAGCAGCACTCACAGTCCTCCATCCCATCCACTTCCACCTGCAGCAAAGTTAAAACCACCCGCCCCTGCATGCTTTGTATTGGGGATCCCACTCCAAGTGCAGTCCTTTGTCTCCATTGTAGCTGCATATACAGAATATAAGCATGGTTTGTGTTGCGAATAATTTGTTTAATGCATCTTATCTGACACAGCTAAACTGCCtcattatacagatatactaTCAGTCCAGGGGAACAGTGCACCTACTCCAGCACCTATAATATACTCACAGCTTTGATGCCAGAAAGCTGATAATTAATGCAGTGATATGAACATGCAGTACATCAGCCAGTGTCTTCAGACCATGCTGTGCACTGTGTATGTGCAGAGGTGCTGACGAGGCAAATTCTAgaacttttttttgctgttgttgcctTATAGGGGAAATGAAATGTCTTGTTGTATAACAAAAGCAGCTTTCCTGAGCTGTACAGGATTGCTGAAGCCTCTTTCCTCCCATGAGGATTTCACAAACCAACACTCTACTGCCTCCACTCTGACGTTCCCAGACTCCATTTATCACTCAGCTCTCAGGTTCATCACAGGTGATAGTTGCAACACTCGCCACACACCCTTCCGATAAAGTCGGTTGGCCTTCCCTGTCTGAGCGACACAATAACCACTGGTACAATTTATCTCCAAAGCCCTTGCTGGTatattagcatgtagctcatCCTCGCTGCTTTGGCCCATATTTAAGCAGTTAGAGGCTGATTATCCTGGAGCCCCGAACCAGAACTGATCTTAGAAGAATGGTCTTTGCCGTTAGTGCAGCGGTGTCATTGAATTTTCTGCATTATCacttaaaaatcaaaacacttATACCTCCTTGGACTCATTACTGTACATATATCTTTCTTATTCACAGCTTTTAAGTTGTATCTCCAAGCATTAGTGCAGTTTTAGTGCAAATTATATTCTACACACATCCCAGTGCATATTGTCTTTTACCTAGTttcatcagagagagagaaaaaaatctctaTTCCACACACATCTGTGGCTGGCATGTTAAATTGAGCTGTACTGACACATAATTCAGCATGCAGGGGGATTATTTCACTCTGTTGTCTGCCAGAAGCCACACTGGACCTTTCCACTAATGATTGAGAACTGGATTTATGCCCTGCACATCCTTTAATTGTCTACTTTGGGACGTGTACTGCTCCGAATAATGATCTCATTTCGCATTTGTCAATACTTCACCAGCTTGTGGAGCTCAGACTCAGACTATAGCTCATTGTCTGGCAGCCAGACGGCAGACATTTCTTCAACATGATTTTTCCCTGAAACAAGATCAGTTTAGTTTCTATGTGAATTTAAAGCTTCACTCGGTTTGTCTTCATACTGTGTGTCAAAATGTCTCCCTCTTGGACCTCCAGTTAAGAGTTATATAATACATATTGAGTGAAAATCaatcacattttcagtctttattgaCTTTTCTATTTACTTTATAGTTTTGTATTAACATCTATtctttatgtgcatgtgtgtgtgcgtgtgtctgtctaATAGTGGATGAGTATCTGAAGGtcagacatttcacacatttctaggttcatattcatattttgttgGTGGCtacaagcaaatgtttgcatgcaacACCACCCTCAGTCTGCAAATCAATGTTATCTGCTGTTTCTTCTCCCAAAGTAACAAACAGAGTCTGTCTCAAAGTTattcaaaaaaagagaaagaaatgagaaagtTGAAGCCACGATTTTTCCTCTAAAGAGCAGAGTAAAAACGGCCAAAATAGGTCGATTTTGTGACTTTGATGTGACTTCTGAAACAGCGTCTCTGAGTCCACGCTGGCAGCCTACAATTCATTTTGGATGGAGGAGCTCCTGACTACCAATGAGGTCCACGTTCTGACCCTCATCAGACAAAGATGACCTAAGTCGCTTCTACTTTCCATTATTTTGAAACAAGGCAGTTAAAGCGTCTGTTTGATTGACGCGACGCTTAAATGTTTCACCGTTTCAAGTTCATGGGAAAGCAAAAACCTTTTGCATTGAGGTGCGTTTTTCCAACAGCCTCACTAAACAGCAAATAGCCACTAACATGTTGAAATCCTCatcatatataaatatatatatatattgcagcCATTCAAGTAACTGACCCACATGGATCAGCTCTGTACGTATACATCCGCTTCCTTATCAGACAGCTCTGTGACGAATATCTGTGGGAGAGAGCCGCGGGATGAGATTTATTAGGCGGCACTGCAGCATCGAATGCGTTGGAATGAAACCCAAAGTCAATAATGAAATGCTGCGCTAGAGGTTATCAACATATTTAGTGAGTAGTGGTTATAAACTAAAAAAGAGGATCCAGTGCACTTCCAGTACACCAGCATTTGGTTATCTCTGAACAGCCAGTGCCCCCCCCCGACACACCTGTACCCTCCTCACCCTGCCGGTGGCCTTTGTTAATAAATCACTCGCTAATCTGTCCAGACACCTTATAAGCGGCGGAGCAGATACACAGCGACCACAGAAGAAGCACTCCTGTGAACTGAGAGGCGTGTTGcatcacctgaaaatgagagTGCTCAGTGTTGTCCTTGTtctggtgctgtgtgtgtgcagaggagctgcaggcgtGCAGGTTAAGGTGAGTTGCTCTTGTTCCTGGAAATACTGTTGACCATTTTTATCTAATCAATAAGgctgtttcactctgtttttctaAATGCATCTCAGATCATTGACACCAAGGGGGCGATCCAGATGTTGTGACGCCTGTTAAAGATTGACGTCATGCTCTCTATGTCCTCCAAGCCACAGTTAAAGCGGCTCTCTAGTCTCCTCTtccatttcacatttaacaaaaGTTAATTTCCACCTTCGCACCTCATATTCTCCCCATGACAAGACCCCTACAgcccactctctctccctcctcaaaGCACCGGCATGTGGAAGAATTTAATTGTGTCAGATTTTTCTAGTCACACAAAGTTCTTGTTCCTTCCCCTCCAGGTTGGAGACAGGAGCTTCCCGCTGGAGGCAGCgaagcagctgaaggagctgaTGGATTTAGACGACGACATTAGCCCTAACCTGTCGGAGACGAGCGTTGTGGCCGTTTGCGCCAACCCTCTCCTGCCGCAGATCTTTCGGCCTGTGTGTCAAGGGAAGGGAGCAGGCATCACTTTCTCCAGGCTTGGTATGATTGAGTGAAGCTCATAACAAATGTGGAAATTTGAAAGGTACGGCAGGTACGTCCTGTctaaaaacaatgcagaaaactAGATAAAATAGATAAAACTGACTTAATTTGACAACAcattacagatttttttgtcaaaagaCCAACCCAACAATGACAACTCTCAATATTTACCAACAGCCCTCAGCTTGAAGGCCACTGGTTTCTTATGAAGACATAGATCTTTacaaacaggtcacaaatatatGGATTAGGGCTGAATATTTTACTGacacagctgggcactgtagttttcagGAAAGGTTACTCAAACATAAGTTAGCTgtgtatttgttggggactatttttagctgtggattaatacacatttggtgcaaTACTGAGTATTTACAACACGAGTTCCTGAGTGTTTTTTAGTAGTGTTTGGAGAACAACagagcacagaggaataagatattTCAGGCTAAGGCTACACCAACAATATTTGTgtcaattcattgtttttaaccaaacatttcctttaaCTGAGAGGCATCAAGTCTgctagcttagtttagcacTTAGCACtttgactggaaacagggggaaacaatTAGCCTGGCCCTATTtaaatagtaatagtaatagtaataaaattCACCTGCCACCATCTCTAAATCTTGCTAACCTATGAGTTACATCTTGTTAGTTTAGTCTGTATGACAATCCCTACAGACGTGCGGGTCGGATTAGTGCTCTCAactaactctcggcaagaaagcaagtAAGTTCTTTCCTGAATAACCAACCCGCTCTGCGACATACTGAACTCCCTGCTCAGTGAGCGTCAGAGTCAACATTTGGCTATTGGCAAATTCATACCAgaaacaaccacacacagactCTTATAAACGCTGCTGACTGACAGTTTCATTACTCGGTCACTCTTTCAGACCAGAGACTGAAGACACTGAAGACAGACGCTGGCTCACCCAAGCGTTCATGTTTACACATTGTGTTATGCACATCCTGCAACTGCTGCGCCATAAACTGGTTGTACAATGATAATGCCAGACGAGATGCCTGTGAAACACTGTGCAAATAGTCTTTGGGAACAATTAAAGCTGATTGGACACAGATGGCACCCCTATTACTGATTTGAGACAGATCTGGATGCCGATCCCATACAAACACATCTTTTAGGTCAGATGaatatttatgtttctttgtttttctccttgcACCTGACAGTGTATATCATCACGCCTTCGGATCCTTGTGAAATATGCGCCAACCCCTCCTGTTACGGGTGTTTGAACTGAGGCTGCCGTCTGCTAGACGCTTCAACTGAGAGCCTATGGAGCCTAAGTATAAAGCATCCATGGACACCTGCAAAGCACATCCTGTCACCCAGCAACTCAACCCAACAGGTCTCAAGGTGGTCTTCAGTAGATGCCAGAACACCACTGAGTCATTCCACATTTGTATACATTTTGGTAGCTGGTGTTAATATGTAGCCTACATAGTCACTTGTCAGTAAAGTGTCAAAACAGACGTTCTGCGATGTTTGAAATATTACCTTGGTTTCATATTTAACTTTAAATCtaattttaatgtaattattGGCATCACTGAAAGCTGTTTCTGCTAGCATAAAGAATACAGTAGTGCTCACACACTCTGGGTCTTACTTTTATACAGACAAAAAcgcatctgcacacacacacgtgtgcacacatacacatacaaacaatgGTAGTATGCTGTTTCAAAGCCGCtgaatggaaaaacaacaattaaaggCCATCATGTTGAGTCTCATTAAAGCAAATTGCAACACTAAAGTGAGCCAGAATAGAAGCTGTCattgatttctctttttaaatcaaagaTTGTCTATTTGAAAGATGAACCACTCTATTTAGAAAACAAATATTCACACACTGGGCTGCAAATCTGTTAACCCATCTGTGTGCACTTTGCTGCTGTGGTTGTAGAGATCTATCTTTAGCTTTTCATCCAAATACTGTGATTAGAAAATTAAAATTCGTTCATCTTGACGTAAACATTACTTTCGGTTTGCTTTAAAAGTCCAAATAAAGCAGCTCTAATCTGTGTTGCCAGTGATGATGGATTTTCTCAGGGACCTACCACATGGCTCTGATGTAGGAAATCACACTTGCACATGTGTACAGGCATCAAAAATTCCAATAACACTGAATCTGGCTGGACAGCCGGTTAGAGCAGCTAATTCATGTAACAGCAATCAGGAATGTGCGTGACTGACATCACTACGCATGGCGTCATTGACATGCTTTCCTACCTTTGTGCTTCACAGCCATTAAGGGAGCTTCTATTTACAGTCATTTCAAGCTGCTCTACTGCTTGCAGAGTGTTTGAGTTGCATCCGCTGATTTATAAACCTTACAATAATATAACTTAATGGTTCTAATGAAAGTGATCAGCGTTTAATCATTGATGGCTGATATGTGTTTCCCTCCATGTTGTGCATTAAAACAATTAGAAATAAAGCTGACACTGTTTTGTCTGAGGTGTTGACAAACGGCTATCTTTGTATTCTGGTTTGGTTTgagtaaaggaaaaaaaagtatagCCTATTCATGAGTATACTTTTTTCATTgatcaaagttttttttaaatgtttagaccaggcatgtccaaactattccataaagggccgtgtggctgcaggttttcgttccaaccaaggaggagcacaccaggccagccaatcaacatcaagggatcactgagttatcagctgaagactgagctcagctaattaagctggtgtgctcctccttggttggaacgaaaacctgcagccacacggccctttatggaatagtttggacatgcctggtttagaCAATTAGGAAatggaataaacagaaaacagacaatttTAAGACagcaaacaccaaaacaaaaacacaaagattaagtacaataaacaacaaacctgaacagaaacagaaagagaggctCGGGAAGACTCGCCTGCCCAACACGATTTAAACGAAGACGGAAGTAGGAGGGAGTGAGACCTCCTGCCTCGCGCAG
This window contains:
- the LOC121623832 gene encoding guanylin-like produces the protein MKAALATIAVLVLALSWTSEAVQVEENGLAFSLEAVKRLQELTESGGARGQQSPRLRASTVSLCADPMLPQEFLPLCKQRGASASLARLAAVPMDVCEICAFAACTGC
- the LOC121624191 gene encoding guanylin-like, which produces MRVLSVVLVLVLCVCRGAAGVQVKVGDRSFPLEAAKQLKELMDLDDDISPNLSETSVVAVCANPLLPQIFRPVCQGKGAGITFSRLVYIITPSDPCEICANPSCYGCLN